ATGGATCACCCATTCTTGGAGCATGTACCTCCAAACTGCAAGCCAAAAATAAAACTTCCCCTTAAATGTCTCCTCTTAGGTATCTtagttaatgttttttttttaaagatttatttatttgaaagacagagttacagagaaaggtagagacagagagagaggtcttccatccactggttcactccccagtttgctgtaatggctggagctgtgccaatctgaagccagaagccaggagcttcttctgggtctcccacatggtgcaggggcccaaggacttgggccattttctactgctttccaggccatagcagagagctggataggaagaggagcagccaggactagtaccagcgcccatatgggatgccagtgcttcaggccagggctgtaacccactgcaccacagcgttggcctcaaTTAATGTTACAAGAAATTAACACAAGGGTGGTAGAGGAAAGGAGTttacagattaaaaacaaaaagaaaaaaaaaaacaagcaaatgtaGTGTGTGGCTCTCACTTGAATCTTTCTTCGAacaaataagctttaaaaaaactgttaaaaatgaacaaggaaatttaaaaattgactgAATATTTGACGAGATTGagaattagtgtttttttttacatCTATGATAATCAAATTGTGTGTTGATAAAAgtccttatattttatttatgttgaaataTTCACAGACACATTAATTTGATATCTGAGAAATGCTTCAAAGCAATCCATGGCCTACAAGTGGGGAGAAGTGAGTTGGGGGACAGCAGGGTGCAGCTGAAACAAGACTGGCATTAGCCAATTAGTACTGGGTATGAGTACACAGGGGATCCTTATAGGAGTCTCTCtgcttttttgtattttcctttaatCACAATCAGAGAGGGAAGTCAATAGGAATGACTCATCTAACTTCCAATGTCCTTTCCATTTGAGTCACACATTCATGGTCACACCCAGACCCTGGCTCCTGAAGCTACACCAGCCCCTCTGATCCACCCAATGTCCTGCTCTTTGTCCACatggaggtctttcatctgaagACCTCTCCATTTTTTCCCATATGAGATACTGTTTTCAAATATTGGAACATTGAGCTTGGGTTCTAGTAACCACTTCTCCCTCCTCGTGAGGGAAGCTGAACCACCATTTACCGCTCTGTCGTCATTTTCAACTCTTTTGGTATAttgattctctcttcctctttctccacctctctctccttttcctcctcccttttctgATCCTTTACATACTTTTCCATCAAAAAAGCTTCCCTCTAAGCTTTAATTCCTCTTACCTTGATTGTCAAGCTGCTTGTCACCATCCATTCTTCAACACTGAGATTCTCATTTCTACTATCTCACTGAATACTACAAAAATCAAGAATGACCTATGTACATCAGTGAACCAAGGACTTCCAGGATCAAATGCCATTATCCAACCCTTATTTTATGTGAGCTCTTAAAGACAATGGACAGTAATGTAAAGCACTGGTGAGTCACTGAAAAACTGTGAGAAAACCATAAGAACATAGGAAGTCAATATGATGTTGATGGCTATGGCTGGACATTAGCAGGTCTTACACAAGAGACTTTCAGAACATGTAACCgaaaattttagaaacattcaGTTGGTTATAGAGTGATTCCAGGAGTCAGGACTAGACAGTAATTACAACTTCATGGTGGATACCCATGTTCTCAGAAGACAGTACAAACTGAAAGGTCTGCCTAACATAAGAGAGAAcaatggccggcaccgtggctcactaggctaatcctccgccttgcggcactggcacactgggttctagccccggtcggggtgccggattctgtcccgattgccgcgccggattctgtcccggttgcccctcttccaggccagctctctgctgtggcccaggaaggcagtgaaggatggcccaagtccttgggccctgcacccgcatgggagaccaggagaagcacctggctcccggcttcagatcagcgtggtgcgccagctgcagctcactggccacagcggccactggagggtgaaccaacagcaaaggaagacctttctctctgtctctctctctcactatccactctgcctgtcaaaaaaaaagagagagagaacaatggTATCCTGTGCTATTTTTTCCTAAGTCAAATGGCTTGATGGAAGTTTAAAGAAGATCTTTCCTTTATCTCTATCACTTGAAACTAAGAATGAGAAAGAATTCATGTATTACATGAGTAagtaaaagtaatttaaaaggaGAGGAGATTCTGGTAGAAGAAGACAGACACCAGGAGTTTATTCTGTGTAGTTCTATGAATGCGGAATCAAAATAAGGCAAGCTTATCTACTATAAAATAGCTCAGAACAGCCACAGGTTGAACATACACATGGGGGCATGTGGGAGCTTTCCATGATGCTGGTAGCATTTAATATCTTGAAGGGGCAGGGTTACATggttacatacatatataaaaattcatcaagctgtatttctttttttttaagatttttatttatttatttgacagagttacagacagtgagagagagacagagagaaaggtcttccttccgttggttcactccccaaacgcgcgcaatggccggagctatgccgatctgaagccaggagccaggtgtttcttcctggtctcccatgtgggtacaggggcccaagcacttgggccgtcttctactgctttcccaggccacagcagagagctggactggaagaagagcagccaggactagaaccggcacccatatgggatgccagcaccacaggcagaggattaacctagtgcaccatggagccggccccaagctgtattttaagatatatatacTTACTGCAAGTAATTTAtacatcaattaaaaattaataaaaatatattcattttccaaaatggaagaaaagagtTGTGAAGTGGGACCAACGTCCCTAATCCAAAGAAATTGTTAGTACAGTGAGTCTAACGcattaaatattcaaattacaAAGTGAGCCTAGGCACTCTGATCCCAAGCTTAAAAAAACAGCTTTATGAGTCCCATTGGACTTCTCAGATGTCTTGCTCACCTTGCTTGCTCATGTACTTTCACACAAGTGCTTGACATTGTTGATCAATAAATTGGCATTTTGGCCAGGAGATTGCAGTTTGCAGAAACTCACTTCGCAGTTTTAGTACTCCTTGCCCCAAAAACATTCAGACTactaacaaattttttttcttttccaactcCACAAGTCCTACCCGGTAATCAGCCAAATCTGCTGTCCTCTGACAATGCGTCTCCTTAGCAGTACTGTTCCAGACAAAGGTGACTGTTGGTGGTGGCTGGAAGGGGTGTCCTGAATGAGTGTTAGGCTGGGTTTCGGGATCTTTTCCACACCTTTCTTTTTGCCATGGCCTCCACTGTGGTCTCATCAGTTCCCACCTTATTCATTGCAGCTGGTGCCTCTGTTTCCCATGAGCCTCATCCCCCTTTCTTCTGCCATGCAAAGACCACATCTGCCTTGTCTTTTTCGATGGTTCTCAGGGTACCCATGTCAATTTAAAACCACTATATTTAGCTGAGGCAAGAGTTTCCCTTAATGTTCCACTTCCACCCCCACGGAGTGCATACTTTCCCTTTGAACGATATTGCTTGATAGTGATATGATTGCTATTTTGAGCAGGACGATTCTTTATTGAGCAGAATGATCCAGCACATTCCATAAGGTTCAGCATCCCACACCCCAGCCCACTGAATAGCTGCAGCTCCCCACTCCCAGACTTTGTGACAACTGAAGCATGTCTCCAGATATTTCCAGACActccctgcttccttctttccaaatggctaccTACTTCTGGTCCATGAACTAAACAGTGCAAAATTGCTATCTTCAAGGATCGAGAACATCGAATGTCGGCTGTTTAACATGGGTAGGCTGAGCATCCTTTTCTTATGGAAGCTCTCACTATTGATATCTAATGGCACCCCGTGTCTTTCTTCATGGGATGCTTACCTCCATGTGTTGGTAATAGCTGCTTTAATCATTGTTCCTCCCTCTCACCACGTTGCTCAGCCAGAAGTATCTATGAGAAAGTTACCAAGCCTTAAATCACTCAATCTCTCTGGCACtgggcacagtgcctggcacacaacaGGTACTAAATCTGGGTGTGATGAATAAACCAACAGGATGTTGATAATACTTTCCCTGATGACTCAAAGTTGCTATTCCTAGGCACAGGGCTGCCTTTCAGGTATACTGAGCCACttactgtctgtggctctgctttGGATGATGCACTTGCGCCCTGCCTGATGAATTTGTACATCAGGGCTTTGCATCATATCGTCAACATACCTGTCTCCAATGATCCTTTGTGTCCTTTAGAATCTAAGCAAAACATATGGATTGCTGGGTGCAAACTTGAATGCATGATGTTGGAACATTAGCTACATTGGTGCAGGGTCTTTTCATTCTACGGCAGGGTTTTTGCAAGCTTTCTCACATTTGCAGTCTCCCCTCTGATTAGTGAAGCAGTCATTTTCTAAGAACCCTCTAAGCAGACATACCGTTTTGGAAAATACTTTTGGATGATTCCAGGGggactttaaaaagtaatattccTGTGCTAAACCATTCATAGAATCCTGACTGGTGACAGAATAAAGAATTCAGTCATTTCTGAAAGTATTTTCTAATTGAGCGTTGTGTACCTTTATTCACAAAGTATTTTGATAcactcttttaatttaaaaaggttttatatTAGTAAAAACTAGAATATGGATCTCAAGTATAGGATCTTTCTAATCTTTGGTTTGTATAACCTAGAATTTAGAAacaataaactttttattataaTTCATAAAATCTTAAGCCTATAACCATGTGGaacagagataaagagaacaACCAGAgagaagtaaatgaggaaaataacTTTCCAGAAACTGTTCATATCTCATGGCTTTAAGTGTTTTCAATGTATatcatattaataaattatatacaaACAACTTTTTGgttccttgttttattttcattttttatccttATAATGTTTCTTCTTTATAAGATTTACAACAATTTGAGACAAAATTATATACACAGAAGAATGTTAAgtagttgttttaaaaatagcttgtTGCTTGCAAATAAGCCCTTATAATCTTATTCCCCCAAACATAATTTTATACTTTGCACTAAACCAAATAGCTTATGGTAAAACAGTATTAAATAGACAAACATAGAAAACTTACAACTGTAAATAACTTAACACAAAGCAGTTTGACTCTAATGTGGTGCTTAAACAAAGCAAATTATGATGCAATATGAATCAACTTCATTAACTGGACAAGCCCAACAAGGTATAAATCAGATAAGTGCTAGACCTTCAATGATGTGCAAATGAAATCTCCAACCCTACATAGGTTCTTTTGGTTCTTGGGCTGTGTCCAATCCTACTCCAGAATAGCATTTGTTTTTACATCTTCTTGACTCTGTTactgtaaagagaaaaagaaaaaagtataagcAAAGACAGGGTGACTGCATTGTGGGAATGGTTTTGGTACCTAAAGACTGTAGCATATACCCTCAACATCACCTCAGGATGCCAAGAAGTTCAGAATCTTCATGAGGAAATTGTGGTTTAGAGAGATGAACCCCACTCAGCATAACTCAGGTAATGAAAGACAGAAGCAGGATTTGAACACTTAGTCCGTGTCTCCAAGTTCAGTGTCTATGCCACACTGGGGTAAGGGCCTTCCTCCCATTGATAAAATGTTGCCACTTGGTACTCTCAATCTAAATCAGAACCATTGatctctctaatttttattttttcagtttttaactaCCAAATTTCAGGTTAAATGACATAAATAGGCATCTTTGAATCAAGAACCAGGTCATTGGTGACTATCAAATGCATGAGAAACCTAACACATCATGTGAAAATCACtaagttaaaataataattatgataaTAATAATCTGTAAGTAGGAAAATGTAGTCTTTGTTTTCTTGGACCAATTCCAAAATcccctttaaaattttcatagcaCTTAGGCTAAAGAATTCCAGCAAGTCTATGGTCAACCCATTGCTCACTATTGTTTATACAAATATTTAGAGAAAGCTTACTGTCAATGTTCCATACCTGAGGATATGCACAACTCTTTTCACCCATTCCTTCTTCGGATCTGCACACACAGACAAATTTTTCTTTGTGTGAAGGCTGAAAACCCAgaatattatttgtatttaatgAGCTTTTAAGTGATATTCTAAAGGATATgcaatgaaaatttcattttccagttgATTATTATATACATTAAACATTTCAGCTaatgaagcaaaagaaaatgtaaaaagaaaatcctgATAGTTTCATGCAAGAAATGAAAGTGATTGTCTCAGACTTTTTCTGAGACATAAATGATAATAAATGATGAGACAATGGTGGGATGATGAAGTCCCAAGATGATTGTAGAAATGTGTATATATCTGTTTGATAACATATATCATTCcaaaacataatatttttatattaatcaaGAATATTATACATGATAATGTAGCTAGACTGTTTTACTTTACCTCCCTAACTTTTTTCTGGATTTCAAAACACACATCTTCCATATCCTGAGATAGCACTTTAATTGCCTGTAAATTCACCTTAGAAAGTGCTTGTTGGTGTCATATcatcttcttttttgtttgaaaaaaaatctctaatttttgctttattccaATATTATTGAAAATGAACTTAGAATTAGAAATTCACAAGTATAACAAAGTTATCTTCGTCACATTAGTTATTTCTGAATGAAATTCAAATAGACCAAAAGTTTTATAATCTAAATTGTCATCTATTCCAGATATAATTGAATGAAAACAATTAATAGCTTACATGATAGCATTGATGTCACACGCTTCATTGGCCAGCTGCTGTGTGAAGCCCACGATAAATCTGGGATGAATTCTACATTCTGTATACCGAAGGCAGCAGTCAAAGTTACTTGCTGCTAAAAGTGAAATGAAAGGCATTGAGTCTACACGAATGACTTACACTGTGATTGGTATTACAGAACAACCTAAAGTTGGTGACAGCTAGTGAATCTGATTTACATGACAAGTAATCTGCTGTTCAGTAGAAGAGTTTCAATGTCTTTGAAACCTTTACTAGATCTTTGAGGTCCAATTTCACAGGGTTTCCAGTTCTGTTAAAAATAGTTTGTGTGCTGGGAAGCTCTGCTTCAATAATACGGTTTAGAAACAAGTGACGTCTCATAAGTAGAATACTTTTAGTAGGAAATCCAAATTGATGGGATTTCATTTCATTCACTGTAAACACTCAAGAATATGATATTCTACCATCTGTTAGAAAAAATCTTACTAGACTACTTCCCAAATTTAGAAAATAGATCAACTGTCGGACTCTATCTGTTATCTGGCTACTGAGTATTAAGAAGCatgattagaaagaaaaatgtgatttaCAGAAGCTACAAAGAAgttacacttttaaaaatgcaacctGTGGGAGCTACAACTAAAGTACTTTGAAATTGTAATATTAGTTCATGGGaattgttaattttgtttgtAAGAGTTCAACGTGTGCATTTTCAGGAAGGCATCTGTTGCTAAAAATGATGCTCTCTTCAGTTATAAAGCAATAACTGGATACTTTCCTGAGTTAAATTACAGCACGCTGTCAGGTCAGGGGCAAACATTATCTCATAGCTGGCAAGGGATGCAGCCAAGGTCTAGTAAATACGGTGTCAGGTGCCGTGCCATGCCGACGAAGGATGAGTTTTAAACTTTACTAAAGCTGTATAAACCAGAAATGGGAGTTTTCTCTACATTTTGGAATGATCCCATTTACTGATACTATTACACAAATTCCATCCCAGAAACAGGACCTTGGCTGTCTTCTGAAGTTAAGAGGTCTCTAAGAGCCCATAACTCCCTAAATCTGCAGGGACTGACAGCAAATAAAACAGCCTAATCAGCAGCAAGCAGCAGTAATCCTGTCCTCCAATCACCAATGAGCTGACATCTCCCAGGGCTCTCTTGTACAGGTCCTAAGAGGCTTCTAGCCTTTAGGGACTGTCCAGAAGAGCTCAAAGCTTAgagggaaataaaataattctcccCCTGTactaacagaaagagagacacttACCTTCCAACTTGCTGCAGAGATGCAGTAGCAGCAATGACATCAATGCAGACAGAAGTAAAGATTTGCTACCACACGTCATTTTCAGCTCAAAGAACAGATCTGCTCAGTGCTGGGTACCCAGTGCCCTGGCGGTTCTGTTGTGTTCTGATAGCAACCTGGGATAGCCCTACTTATAGCAAATATTGGGAATGTACACAGAAGGCGTGTTCTCACACGGGGTTTTCCCCACTGATGAACCTGCCGCATCATGTCATCACAAAGACAACCCACAGGGAAAACTTCCTGCCTTTCCCAAATGTTTGGAAGGTGTGAAGGTTGGGGAAAGCTTCAGAAGGGGAGACTCCTATCAAGTCTTTGGATTCCTGTTCAGTTTTACTTTCATCTCTTTTGCCTAAGAAAATAAAGGATTAGCAGCAATACAAAGGTCAACCCAGAACCGGAGCATTCCAGTGTTCCTATTGTTACACCCTGTTTCCTTTCCATTGCCAGTCAGGCAAGGGGAGTATGGTCTGGAATGTCAGGAATACAATTGCAGGGTTGACCCTAGGCTGTCACAAAGCAGACCCTGAATTTCTAGACTAGTGTTGAGAGCAGGTGATAATCCCAGTAATGGGGGAAAATACCAGCCCCTAAGAAAGACACAAGCCACAGCTTCATCCTGTTCTGTACCAACTCTTCTGAGAAAGTATATATTTACAGGCTCTAATCACTTTTGAAACCCAAGAGAAAAAATCCTCTTCTATTTGTGATGATGCACTTACATATCTCAATACAAAGGCTTAGAAAGATTGAAGGAATAAAACCTACAGTAGTGGTTAGCTAAATATCAAATAACAGTGATAATGACAATAAGTAATGTGAATCCCTAATCTATGGTGGTATAATAAGAAATGTCCACTAGACAAAAACAGGTTGAAAGTAATAGaacctagccggcgccgtggctcactaggctaatcctccgccttgcagcgccggcacaccaggttctagtcccggtcagggcgccggattctgtcctggttgcctctcttccaggctagctctctgctgtggccagggagtacagtggaggatggcccaagtacttgggccccgcaccccatgggagaccaggagaagtgcctggctcctgccatcggatcagcgtggtgcactggccgcagcgtgctgtactgtggcggccattggagggtgagccaacagcgaaaggaagacctttctctctgtctctgtctctctcactgtccactctgcctgtcaaaaataaaaaataaaaaaacttaaaaaaaataaaaaaagatataccaggtaAACAGCAAACAGAGGAGAATAAGAATCCCACACCCACAGTAGAGAAGAtcgatttttaaaacaaaaaagcattgTAAAGACAAAGAGGGCCTTAACAATGATAAATAATTAATCtattaataacaaaaaattatGATAATATGTACATTCAACATCAGCACCCCCAAATACACAAGCAAAAAGCACAGAATtgaagggaagaagaattaaatcaacaagaaaaaatgTAAGTTTTGATACCATACTTTCAATAATTACTAGAAAACCCAAACAGAAGATCAAAAAAGGAGACTTGAACCGCATTATAATACAACCAGAgctaacagacatctacagaacacTTCTCTTAACAGCAGGATGGACAGCCTTCTCAAGTGAACATGGAACATCCTCCATGATAAAGCATATATGATGCTATAGAGTAAGTCTCAATAAagttaaaaagattgaaatcataacGTTTGAGTATGTTTTCAAATTACAATGGAATTAAATGTGAAATCaataagagaaggaaaatagGAAAACCATGATATGCAGAAATCAAACCATATGTTCTCAATAATTAAtgtgtcaaagaagaaatcactagGAAAAGTAGAAAACACTTTGaggtgaatgaaaacaaaaatataacacACCAAAATTGATGGAATGTAGTGAAAGCACTGCCCAGAGGTGTATTTATGGCTGTACACACCTGCATTTAACAAAAaataaggggcaggtgtttaacacagtggttaaaatCGCTACCTAGtatgcttgcatctcatatcagaatgctggttcaactcctggccactctactttcagttttcagttccagcttcctgctaatgtgaggTCATGTGacagagttcctgcctcctgtcttctacctggccccagcactggctgttatgggcacagcagatggaaaatctctctccctctctctctctgtgtgtgtgtgtgtgtgcacgtgtgtgtgttcttctctccctttctccctctcctccccaccctcttttttctctttaaaaaaaataacaccttAACAAATAAGACATCTCAAATTATAGGCTGATATTctacataaatagaaaaattagagCAAGCTAAATGGAACGTCTGGAGGATGGAAGAAGCAGTTGGGACTGATGAAGTAGAGAAGAGTAACACAATAGAGGAAGTCCATGGAGCCAAAAGCTGGTTCATTGAACACATCAACAAAATTAACAAACTTTGACTAGACTAAGACAAAAACTAAAGGAGAAGACAAGGAGGGAAAACTGCTAACCAAGAAAAAGAAGGGGCTCACTACTGaccttaacaaaaataaaaataattagaagaaaatattcttattatttGATGTCAATAAGTTAGGTAACTTAAAGACACGTTATTGAAATTGATTCCAGAGAATGCAGAAAATTTTAATTGATCCATAACAAGCAAAGATACCAAACTGATGACTGAAAGTTTTTctgcaaagaaaatcccaggaccagatggcatcACTGGTAAATTCTATCAAATATTCAAAGAATCAATATAAATtcttcacacattttaaaaaaaaaaaccaatggggaggaaacactttacaacTCCATATATGAGCACAATAGTATATAGATTCCAAAATAAGATAAAGACATCACAAGCAAAGAAAGCTACAGACCAATATCATTTATGAATAGATACACAAAAAACCTCAAAAAAGAACCTTGACTTGCAAGCTGCATTCATCAGCAAACAAAAAGGATCATTCACCATAACCAGGTGAGATAGAgacactttttgtttatttgtagaaaatgaaatgtaattttaataGAATAAAAGACAAAAGCAGGTCAAAAACATTTGGATCCAACAACTTCCCATGGTAAAAATACTAATCAAGCCAGAAATAGTAGAGGATTTCCTAAACCATTCGTACAGGTCATTTTTGAAAACCTGACAGCTAATACCATGCTCAATGTGGAATGAGTCCCCAGAGATTCTTTCCCCCAGAGATCAAGAACAACACAAGGATATCtgtttttttccacttttattcaacatcgTACTGGAGGGTCTAGCCAGGCCAATTAGCAAACAAGAGAGTTCCACGTTGGAAATAGGCATTCAGATTGGAAAGGAAATAGTAACTATCTTAATTTGCAGATAACATAGAATACCCTGAAGAATCcactttaaaaacattatttcaaatAAGTTCAGCAAAAAGGTTCAGCATAATTCAACATCAATATACAAAAAGGAACTCTATTTCTAAACACCATCAATGAACATCCTgacaaaatttagaaaaacacTTACTTTTACAATggcatcaaaaataataaaatatctagaCATAAATTTGACTaaagaaaatggaactgaaaactacaaaccattgtttttaaaagataagggGGCTAGTGtttgacccagcagttaagatgccacttagacacctacatcccatttaGAGTGCTGGAATTCAAATCCCACCTCCCCTACTTTTgatcaaacttcctgctaatgcacaccctgggcggcagcaggtgttggcccaagtgtttgtctCCTTGCAGCTCATGTGGAAGGCCCTGAGTTCCAGGCtcaacttggcccagtcccagctattgcaggcaattgaagagtgaatcagcagatgaaaaatccctctccctttccctctcctctccttctcctacaccctctcccccgcttctccctctccctttcccacacCATCTTTCCTCACCCTCTCCCtgacctctccctctcaccctctatctccttctcctctccctctctcacatttccctctccctctcctctccctctcccaaaccctcaccttctccctctccctactcctctccctcttcctctcactctcattctccctctttctccctctcaaagaaaataaaattaagatggtACCATTACCAAAATTGGTCTACAGATTCAGCACAATTCCTACTAAAATCTAAGATGGTTTCACTGTAGAAATGAAAAAGTCAGtactcaaattcatatggaattacaagataCTC
Above is a window of Oryctolagus cuniculus chromosome 3, mOryCun1.1, whole genome shotgun sequence DNA encoding:
- the CCL20 gene encoding C-C motif chemokine 20 isoform X2, producing the protein MTCGSKSLLLSALMSLLLLHLCSKLEASNFDCCLRYTECRIHPRFIVGFTQQLANEACDINAIILHTKKNLSVCADPKKEWVKRVVHILSNRVKKM
- the CCL20 gene encoding C-C motif chemokine 20 isoform X1, whose protein sequence is MTCGSKSLLLSALMSLLLLHLCSKLEAASNFDCCLRYTECRIHPRFIVGFTQQLANEACDINAIILHTKKNLSVCADPKKEWVKRVVHILSNRVKKM